The following coding sequences are from one Chelonoidis abingdonii isolate Lonesome George chromosome 4, CheloAbing_2.0, whole genome shotgun sequence window:
- the LOC116826184 gene encoding ICOS ligand-like isoform X2 → MSLTVALLLLTQLSSLWGLGTDELPVQLPMTSEAVLGSTALLSCTYPPEADLILYWTRLGPASERNVYTYYRGEHLASHDDPAYRGRATVPAGQPSRGDGALWLHNVTLADEGRYRCRVKSNRGMGFAETELRLIGLYRLSWLQPQPCSPSLQNVTLTCLAEGGYPLATITIHDSTGRDYGAGTLAAKDPHGLYSAAHTANVPCSPPTSYTCIVNTTFLQQNRTGTLVREAAEAAGTPPLTGGRASPGRGPVGGHQPHLHEEEGPTTHPPGAAPTQPTSHNAPVSH, encoded by the exons ATGA GCCTCACTGTTGCTCTCCTGCTCCTCACCCAGCTCAGCTCCCTGTGGGGGCTGGGAACAG ACGAGCTGCCTGTGCAGCTGCCCATGACCTCGGAGGCAGTGCTGGGGAGCACTGCGCTGCTGAGCTGCACCTACCCACCCGAGGCGGACCTGATCCTGTACTGGACCCGGCTGGGGCCAGCCAGCGAGAGGAACGTCTACACCTACTACAGAGGGGAACACCTGGCCTCACATGATGACCCTGCCTATCGGGGCCGGGCCACTGTCCCAGCTGGGCAGCCCAGCCGTGGGGACGGGGCCCTCTGGCTACACAACGTGACACTGGCTGATGAGGGGAGGTACCGGTGCCGGGTAAAGAGCAACCGTGGCATGGGCTTTGCAGAGACGGAGCTACGGCTCATAG GTCTCTATCGTctatcctggctccagccccagccatgctccccctccctgcagaacGTGACACTGACCTGCCTCGCAGAGGGCGGCTACCCCCTCGCCACCATCACCATCCACGACAGCACTGGCAGGGACTATGGGGCCGGGACACTGGCTGCCAAGGACCCCCACGGGCTGTATAGTGCCGCCCACACGGCCAACgtgccctgctccccccccaccAGCTACACCTGCATCGTCAACACCACCTTCCTCCAGCAGAACCGCACTGGGACGCTTGTCCGTGAAG CGGCAGAGGCAGCAGGAACCCCACCCCTCACGGGAGGCAGAGCCAGCCCGGGAAGAGGCCCTGTTGGAGGGCACCAGCCCCACCTGCACGAGGAGGAGGGACCCACCACACATCCTCCTGGTGCTGCGCCCACCCAGCCAACATCTCACAATGCACCCGTCAGTCActga
- the LOC116826184 gene encoding ICOS ligand-like isoform X1: MSLTVALLLLTQLSSLWGLGTDELPVQLPMTSEAVLGSTALLSCTYPPEADLILYWTRLGPASERNVYTYYRGEHLASHDDPAYRGRATVPAGQPSRGDGALWLHNVTLADEGRYRCRVKSNRGMGFAETELRLIGLYRLSWLQPQPCSPSLQNVTLTCLAEGGYPLATITIHDSTGRDYGAGTLAAKDPHGLYSAAHTANVPCSPPTSYTCIVNTTFLQQNRTGTLVREEPQPAWKGWASVGIGIGIGLAVLGSGALWRQRQQEPHPSREAEPAREEALLEGTSPTCTRRRDPPHILLVLRPPSQHLTMHPSVTELCPAPSHA, encoded by the exons ATGA GCCTCACTGTTGCTCTCCTGCTCCTCACCCAGCTCAGCTCCCTGTGGGGGCTGGGAACAG ACGAGCTGCCTGTGCAGCTGCCCATGACCTCGGAGGCAGTGCTGGGGAGCACTGCGCTGCTGAGCTGCACCTACCCACCCGAGGCGGACCTGATCCTGTACTGGACCCGGCTGGGGCCAGCCAGCGAGAGGAACGTCTACACCTACTACAGAGGGGAACACCTGGCCTCACATGATGACCCTGCCTATCGGGGCCGGGCCACTGTCCCAGCTGGGCAGCCCAGCCGTGGGGACGGGGCCCTCTGGCTACACAACGTGACACTGGCTGATGAGGGGAGGTACCGGTGCCGGGTAAAGAGCAACCGTGGCATGGGCTTTGCAGAGACGGAGCTACGGCTCATAG GTCTCTATCGTctatcctggctccagccccagccatgctccccctccctgcagaacGTGACACTGACCTGCCTCGCAGAGGGCGGCTACCCCCTCGCCACCATCACCATCCACGACAGCACTGGCAGGGACTATGGGGCCGGGACACTGGCTGCCAAGGACCCCCACGGGCTGTATAGTGCCGCCCACACGGCCAACgtgccctgctccccccccaccAGCTACACCTGCATCGTCAACACCACCTTCCTCCAGCAGAACCGCACTGGGACGCTTGTCCGTGAAG AGCCGCAGCCAGCATGGAAGGGCTGGGCCAGCGTTGGCATTGGCATTGGCATTGGCTTGGCAGTGCTGGGGAGCGGAGCACTCTGG CGGCAGAGGCAGCAGGAACCCCACCCCTCACGGGAGGCAGAGCCAGCCCGGGAAGAGGCCCTGTTGGAGGGCACCAGCCCCACCTGCACGAGGAGGAGGGACCCACCACACATCCTCCTGGTGCTGCGCCCACCCAGCCAACATCTCACAATGCACCCGTCAGTCActgagctctgccctgcccccagccatgcCTAG